One region of Danio rerio strain Tuebingen ecotype United States chromosome 5, GRCz12tu, whole genome shotgun sequence genomic DNA includes:
- the cfap77 gene encoding cilia- and flagella-associated protein 77 isoform X1, whose translation MLPSVVVEGDHDQLTRVKESEMESPRIGVVRDSMLHRPLLIKPTLGKSKSRGLSYPGPEFVFGTATTVQDGGVQEAISNWHTHTMSTTHRAAERDFIALNREGVKSGLVTAKELHQYRATHDIRRKPLTREGFRRSAPPRLSPDDSFFVSNRPSTPISELIEYKYAQRWLEEQQVRDRVLQAHQHKKAQLGRIQDTRTTLLRKSQPLPEAPSTWKLPRFQKVGAALDTFRDPEARKKAMNAHCSESVSRRGILGQGTYTVD comes from the exons ATGCTGCCCTCTGTCGTAGTGGAAGGCGACCACGACCAATTAACAC GAGTCAAGGAATCAGAGATGGAAAGTCCTCGTATTGGTGTGGTGAGAGACTCGATGCTTCATCGTCCTCTATTGATTAAG CCAACTCTTGGAAAGTCAAAGTCGAGAGGATTGTCCTATCCAGGACCTGAGTTTGTTTTCGGGACAGCGACCACAGTACAGGATGGAGGAGTACAAGAAG CCATCTCCAACTGGCACACTCACACTATGTCTACCACACACCGAGCAGCTGAGAGGGATTTTATTGCCCTCAACAGAGAAGGGGTAAAGTCAGGCTTGGTTACTGCTAAAGAGCTTCACCAGTACCGCGCTACTCATGACATACGCCGCAAACCGCTGACCAGAGAGGGCTTTCGCAGGTCTGCACCACCACGCTTATCACCTGACGATTCATTCTTCGTCTCTAACAG GCCATCCACTCCAATCTCAGAGCTCATCGAGTACAAGTATGCTCAAAGATGGCTGGAAGAGCAGCAGGTCAGAGACAGAGTCCTCCAGGCCCATCAGCATAAGAAG GCTCAGCTCGGTCGTATACAGGACACAAGAACAACCCTGCTCCGAAAGAGTCAGCCCTTGCCTGAGGCTCCGTCCACGTGGAAACTGCCTCGATTCCAGAAG GTGGGAGCGGCTCTGGACACCTTTCGAGATCCTGAAGCCCGGAAAAAAGCCATGAACGCCCACTGCTCTGAGTCTGTTAGCAGGAGAGGGATTCTGGGTCAAGGCACTTACACGGTGGATTAA
- the cfap77 gene encoding cilia- and flagella-associated protein 77, whose product MESPRIGVVRDSMLHRPLLIKPTLGKSKSRGLSYPGPEFVFGTATTVQDGGVQEAISNWHTHTMSTTHRAAERDFIALNREGVKSGLVTAKELHQYRATHDIRRKPLTREGFRRSAPPRLSPDDSFFVSNRPSTPISELIEYKYAQRWLEEQQVRDRVLQAHQHKKAQLGRIQDTRTTLLRKSQPLPEAPSTWKLPRFQKVGAALDTFRDPEARKKAMNAHCSESVSRRGILGQGTYTVD is encoded by the exons ATGGAAAGTCCTCGTATTGGTGTGGTGAGAGACTCGATGCTTCATCGTCCTCTATTGATTAAG CCAACTCTTGGAAAGTCAAAGTCGAGAGGATTGTCCTATCCAGGACCTGAGTTTGTTTTCGGGACAGCGACCACAGTACAGGATGGAGGAGTACAAGAAG CCATCTCCAACTGGCACACTCACACTATGTCTACCACACACCGAGCAGCTGAGAGGGATTTTATTGCCCTCAACAGAGAAGGGGTAAAGTCAGGCTTGGTTACTGCTAAAGAGCTTCACCAGTACCGCGCTACTCATGACATACGCCGCAAACCGCTGACCAGAGAGGGCTTTCGCAGGTCTGCACCACCACGCTTATCACCTGACGATTCATTCTTCGTCTCTAACAG GCCATCCACTCCAATCTCAGAGCTCATCGAGTACAAGTATGCTCAAAGATGGCTGGAAGAGCAGCAGGTCAGAGACAGAGTCCTCCAGGCCCATCAGCATAAGAAG GCTCAGCTCGGTCGTATACAGGACACAAGAACAACCCTGCTCCGAAAGAGTCAGCCCTTGCCTGAGGCTCCGTCCACGTGGAAACTGCCTCGATTCCAGAAG GTGGGAGCGGCTCTGGACACCTTTCGAGATCCTGAAGCCCGGAAAAAAGCCATGAACGCCCACTGCTCTGAGTCTGTTAGCAGGAGAGGGATTCTGGGTCAAGGCACTTACACGGTGGATTAA